The DNA region AAAGCAAAGAGATCGTGGTTGGTGTATGAAAAGAAAGGAACTCCTCAGGCGATTAGCCGATGCCGGGTGTATATCTGTCCGGCCTGGAACGCGGCATGACCTGTAAATGAATCCAAAGACAGGGAAAAGCAGGCTGTTCCGAGGCACAGGGAGATAGATGAGAGCCATGCAAAGCATATTCTGAAGATATTGATCTGACAAATCAATCCGGCGGATGCATTAATACGTCCCGCTGATTTCGGGCATTAGTGGGTACATTGAAAATGACTGTGAAAAAAATGGAACCAATTCACCCTGGCGAAATTCTCCTCGAAGAATTTTTGAAGCCAATGGGGCTTAGCCAGAATCGAATCGCGCTCGATATGAGAGTTCCGGCTCGACGAATTAACGAAATTGTTCTTGGCAAACGGCGGATTACTACGGATACCGCATTAAGATTAGCCAAATACTTTACCATGTCGCCCCAGTTCTGGCTTGGCTTGCAACTGGATTATGACCTGGATGTCGCTCTGGATGAAATGGAAGACAGGATTGATAAAGAAGTTCAGCCGTTAGAGATTCCATAAAAAAGCGGCAAGGCGATCATTCGCGACTCAAGAGTAGAATGAATCCGGATTATTCATGGGAATATTTTACCACGAAGACACAAAGACCCAAATAGATATAACAGATTATTTATACTATCTTCAGTAATTGTTAATCGTTCACATCTAAAAAAGATACAAATAATTAATCCGCGAAAATCCGTCCGATCCGCGAAAATCCGCGTTCTATTAAATTTTTGTGAATAGATCGGGATAAGAGGTTCACCTTATGAACATATGGCAGAAGATTTTTTTGGCGTTCGGGGTGATAGCGCTGGTTTTTGTCTGCGTGTTTCCGCCCCAGATCGTGGCGCATCAGTCGATCATGTTTCTGCCGGTGACATACGGGTATCCGATTGACTGGCTCCGGCTGTTTCTCTGGATCGTTGTGATCGTTTTCGTAACCGGTCTCGGAATCGCCGCGAACAAGACCGAGCATACCTGACGGCTGTGAACGGAAACGCATATTGATTCTGATGACACATTATATTATATATCCTCCTTGAAAAAATCATATCGGGGAATATGATGAATCGAGTGAGGGAGATCATTTCAGCGGTTTTATTCGGTATCTTTGTCGCGCTTCTGGTTTATGCCGCTTCACAGACGGTTGTGTACCGTCCTTTTCTACGGCTGCAGAATGCCGTCGACGACAGCCATTTTGTACGCCGCTTCAAAATCCATGGGACAGAGGGCCTCGAAACCGAACGGATTGTCATCATCGATATCGACAACCGTTCCATACAGGCCCTGGGCAGATTCGAGCTGTGGCCGAGAAGGCTTTTCGGAACGGTTATCGCCAATCTGAAGCAGGAAGGCGCCGAGCTCGTGTTCCTCGATGTTATTCTCAAGGAAGGCGGATTCCGTCACGATAATGATGTCCTTGCGGAATCAGTACGGAATGCAGGCAATGTAATTTCCGGATACTATTTCAATCTCGATGTTCCGAGCATACGGCAGATGCCGCTCGATCCCGTGCTCAACCAGCAGTTTTCCTCGAGCGTTCTCGAACCCGGGCCGCTTACAAAAAACCAGTTCATCAAGGCCGAGCAATTCTTCCTGCCTTACCGCGAGCTCATGAATTCTGTCAAGGGCATGGGATTTACCAATTATGTGCCCGATCCCGATGGTGTTCTCAGGCACATTCCCCTCTATATCAAATACGGGCGGAGACTGTATCCGTCGGCTTCTCTCCAGATGTGGATGTATCTTAAAGGCATTTATCCCTCGCAGGTCGCTATCAGACCGGATGGACTCATTTTCGGAAAGAATCGTATACCCACCGACAGACACTGCTTCATGCGGCTCAATTACAGCGGAACGAGATCGTCTTTTACCACCGTTTCGTTTCTTGATGTGCTCAATAATGATTTCACCCCCGGGATGTTTACCGGGAAGATAGTCCTGATCGGATCGGGTGCGGAAAAACTCCGTGACCTCAAGCAGATACCCGGTTTCAGATCGGTTCCGGGAGTCGAGGTTCATGCGACTGCCCTTTCGACACTGCTCAGCGGGCATTTTCTGCATGTTACCACGGGGAATGTTATTTTTATAATTACCCTTCTGAGCGGTATTGTATCGAGCATGGTTTTTTTATTCGCTCCGACGATGAAGGTCGGGCTGCCGGTTGTACTGGGCCTTCCCCTCGGATTGTATCTCGTTTCGGTATATAGCTTTGTCTATCACTCCCGCCTCGTCAATATCACTCTCCCATCGTTTGTCATTGCTCTGCTTTTCATTGTCATCACGATTTACCGTGTCATCGAGGATCATGGGAACGGGAACGGCAGCGATGAAAACAGTATCCCGCAAGCCGACCATTCCCTCACGGACTCCTGAAAAAGCCGTCTCAACCGTGCTCATGCTCTCATTTCCGGCCATTCTCCCCTGTATGGGAGCAGAAAGGAATCTTACTGTTCCTGTGGTTCACCTCTCCTGTTTACGGGAAAGGGGGCAGGGGGTGAGAGTAAACACCTGTTTATTGAATATCATCAGGGAAATTGGAGAATACATCGTTACCGGTGATTCGAAGAGATTATTCGGAAAGGTATTCTTCGCGGAACATTTTGATGAGGATGATGAGCACCGAGATAAACAGCGGCCCGATAACCAGTCCGATGAATCCCCATTCCTTTATGCCGATGAACACGCCTAAAAGAACGGTAACAGGGTGGATCTTGCCAAGCGCGCTGGTCAATTTGGGACGTATAAGATTGTCGGATGTTCCGACGATGAGCATACCCCAGAGGAAAAGGCCGATGCATTTAAAAAACTCTTCCTTGACAAGGAGGACAACACATGCAGGCAGCCAGACCACAACAGACCCGAGAAACGGTATAAAGGACGTGATCATCATGGCGAATCCCCATAGAAATGCACCCGGAACACCGAATACGAGGAACCCTATAGCCCCGAGTGAACCCTGCATGACGGCGATAAGAAGCTGCCCCAGAATGAGTGTCTTGGTCGCTTTACCCATTTCCTTGAGAAGAATATCGCAATTTCTGTAGCTTAAGGGGAAATAATCGCGAAAACTGTTGACAACTGCTGTGGAGTTTTTAAGCAGATAAAACATAAGGAAAAATGTTACGAACACATATAACACAAGTCTGGTGATGCTCACTATCATTTTCGGGCCGAACGCAGTGACCGTCTCCTGGAAACCGGTCACGAGCCGTGACGATATATTCGTAATGGATTTATAGGAAAGATGAATACCGTAATTGAGATACAGCGTGTCATAAAAGTTCTGGAGGGCGTACTGGAGTTGTTCGATTGCTTCCTGGGACAGGAGATACTGAACCTGCTTCTGAATGGCAAAAGCAAGAAAAATAAGAGGAACCAGCACCACCAGAAAAATAATGCTCAGAACAAACGAAGCGGAGATCGATCTCTTCCGGGTTATTTTCAAAAAATAGAGGTAAATGGGGTTCAACAGATGCGCAAGGACACAGGCGGTTGCAATCGCCGGTATGAAACCGGATATCGAGGAATAGAATTTGAATGCAAGCGCCAGAATAATACCCAGCAGAAAGAAGAAACCAAACTTTTTTATTTCCATGGCTCACCGTGTTGGTTTTTTTGTTTATCGTGTAAAACCTGAACGCCGTCATGCTGAACTTGCTTCAGCATCTGTTAGAATCACTACGTTTAACTATGTAACCTGTCCGAACGCAACTTGGTATATGATGACGGCGAAAAGCATTTTTCATTCGCGCCCCTCATATCTGAAATATTACAGCATTCACATTAAAAGTAAAGTAAAATACAGGAGAATATCCGGGCATAATAATACCGGTATTTATTTTTTATCCACTTTTTTCACCGCTGTAAGCTTCTCGAGCATGCCCGTTGAGAGATGATATTGAAAAACGTTGTCTCGCTCGGGTTTTGCAGTCCCAAGGTCACGGCGGGTGGGGTACCGGATGACGGTGATATCGGTCCTTCCGTACCGGTATTTGAGCGCCTCTGCAAGCCCGATGCCGAAAATGTATGTATATTCATCGGTATTGCGGGGAATATCGATAAAAATGAGACGGCTACCCGGCAGTGGATCGGGCGCGAGCGCGATGGTCTGTGATATGATACTGTCTGCTATGAGTCCGCCTTTTCTCCATGCCTGTATCTGGATATCGGACCTCCATGCTCCCGCAATTCCCATGAAAACGATGATGACGAGCAGAGCCCTGTGCATGAGTCGGGTCCTTACGAACGCCTGTACAAAAAGGCCGGAAAGGAGCGCCAGTCCCACAATAGGAATGAGGACGAATCTCGATTCGGCATGCCCCAGAATCTGATCAACGGTCATTCCTACATGAGGGGCGGTTGTTGCAAGCCCGGTGGCAAAAATGGTGAAAGCGATGACCGGATACAGAAGAGGCATACGGTGTTTATCCTCCGGTACGGTTTTCCACAACAATGCCGCCGCAGCCGTCAGCACCACTGCCGACGCTCCGAATGTCCACGATAACGTCCATCCGGGCATGATGTTGAGGAACGGAAACAATACCACGGACAGGAAATAAAAGGGGATTGTGAAACTGAGACCGTGACGGGCGGTCAGGTACCCTCCGAGTCCACTGAAAATGAATAGCCGGTATATCGTATACAACGCGACAAGCAGAATCAGAGCAGCAAGACCGGAATAATTCCTGCGGGGCTTCTTTTCACGGACAAAACCGAAAAGACTGACAATAAAACACGCCATGATAAAGACAATTCCCTGTTCTTTCGATAAGAGAGCGGCTACAAGGACAAGCAGAGCGGCGACGGTGTGTTTCTTTCCGGATAATTCCGTTTCCCGCCGGAGCCAGAGCAGAAGTCCGAGAAGCCCGAATGTGACGCTCATGACATCGAACCGTGCACCGACCCATGTTACGGATCCTACGGAAAGCGGATGCAGCCCATACACCAGACATGCGACCAGAGCCGGAGTTCCTCCGATCACGGTTTTACTTCCATTGAAGGTACCGGATTTCATAAACCGCATGATCGACCAGATTAGATACACATTCACGACATGGATGAGCACGTTAGTCAGATGAGGACCCCACGCCGTACCCGGCCAGAGCTTGCTGTCGAGCCAGAATAACAGCATGGGTACCGGTCGCAGCCAGAGCGATTGCCATTCCGGCGGAATGATCGATTTGAAGAAATATGCAAGCGTCTGGGCAAACGTGTGAGGGTAGACAAATACCCAGTCGTCCGCGACCAGGAGATTCCTGAGGGATGCAAGGTAAACAAGGCCGACAGCCGTCACAGCCCCGGCCAGGGCGAATCTGTCTCTCTGCAGAGGGGTCATTTTCATACTATTAAAGGATTGGTTTGTAGTTTATGGTTTATGGTTTTACATACTGTAAAAGTACCGATAACTTAGATAAATTTTAACGAGAATCGCGAAACATTATTGTCTTATAGGTATCTTTCCCATGTCGAGTTTTTCAAGCCTCCCGGTCGGCGGGTGATATTGGAAAATATAGTCCCGTTCCGGTTGTGCGGTTCTCACATCGCGATTTTTAGGATAACGGACAACGGTGATATCTGTACGGCCGTATTTGTATTTGAGCGCTTCTTCGAGCCCGATACCGAAAACGTACGCATACTCATCGGTGATTCTCGGGATGTCGACGAAAATAAGATGACTGTCCGGTGGGGGATCGGGAGCGATGTCGAGAGTCTGACGAATGATGTTGTCGGCAATAAGTCCCGCTTTCTTCCATGCCTGTATCTGGACATCCGATCTCCATGCTCCCGCTGTACCCAGCATGAAAATCAGTGCAAGCACGGCTCTGTGCATGAGTGGTGTCCGGACGGCTGCCTGTATGAAAAGACCGGAAAAAAGAGCAAGTCCCACGATCGGTATCAGAGCGTATCTCGCTTCGAGGTGCCTCATGACCTTTTCGAGTGGCATCCATGCATTCGGAGCCGTGGTAGCGAGACCTGCGATAAAAATTGCCGCCGCGATGAAGAAGTACAGGCGGGATATCCGGTTTTTTTCATCGCCCGCGTCATTCCACATGATAACGATCGCAATCACCATGACCATCACGGATACCACTAAAGTCCATGAGATGACCGATCCGGGCATGCTGTTGAGAAAAGGGAACATGACCGCACAGAAGTAATAAACCGGAATCTTGAAACTCGGTCCGTACTTTGCGTACAGGTATCCTCCCATGCTGCCGAAAATGCAGTACCGGTATATGGCATATAAACCTGTCATGATTAACAACACAAGGAGACCGGAGAAATAGCGGCCACGCTTTCTTACCCGGATAAGTCCTGCCACTCCTGCAAGCGCGCATGCGATGATAAAAACGATTCCCTGTTCCTTTGAAAGAAGCCCGATCAGCATCATAAAAAGTGCGCCCGCAAGACCTTTACGGCCATAAAGCCCGGCATCCCACCGGAGCCATATCAGGAGTCCGTAAAGCCCGAACGTCACACTCATCACATCAAACCGCGCCGCTATCCACGAC from bacterium includes:
- a CDS encoding HigA family addiction module antitoxin, which translates into the protein MTVKKMEPIHPGEILLEEFLKPMGLSQNRIALDMRVPARRINEIVLGKRRITTDTALRLAKYFTMSPQFWLGLQLDYDLDVALDEMEDRIDKEVQPLEIP
- a CDS encoding CHASE2 domain-containing protein encodes the protein MNRVREIISAVLFGIFVALLVYAASQTVVYRPFLRLQNAVDDSHFVRRFKIHGTEGLETERIVIIDIDNRSIQALGRFELWPRRLFGTVIANLKQEGAELVFLDVILKEGGFRHDNDVLAESVRNAGNVISGYYFNLDVPSIRQMPLDPVLNQQFSSSVLEPGPLTKNQFIKAEQFFLPYRELMNSVKGMGFTNYVPDPDGVLRHIPLYIKYGRRLYPSASLQMWMYLKGIYPSQVAIRPDGLIFGKNRIPTDRHCFMRLNYSGTRSSFTTVSFLDVLNNDFTPGMFTGKIVLIGSGAEKLRDLKQIPGFRSVPGVEVHATALSTLLSGHFLHVTTGNVIFIITLLSGIVSSMVFLFAPTMKVGLPVVLGLPLGLYLVSVYSFVYHSRLVNITLPSFVIALLFIVITIYRVIEDHGNGNGSDENSIPQADHSLTDS
- a CDS encoding AI-2E family transporter — translated: MEIKKFGFFFLLGIILALAFKFYSSISGFIPAIATACVLAHLLNPIYLYFLKITRKRSISASFVLSIIFLVVLVPLIFLAFAIQKQVQYLLSQEAIEQLQYALQNFYDTLYLNYGIHLSYKSITNISSRLVTGFQETVTAFGPKMIVSITRLVLYVFVTFFLMFYLLKNSTAVVNSFRDYFPLSYRNCDILLKEMGKATKTLILGQLLIAVMQGSLGAIGFLVFGVPGAFLWGFAMMITSFIPFLGSVVVWLPACVVLLVKEEFFKCIGLFLWGMLIVGTSDNLIRPKLTSALGKIHPVTVLLGVFIGIKEWGFIGLVIGPLFISVLIILIKMFREEYLSE